Proteins encoded together in one Candidatus Nitrosocaldus cavascurensis window:
- a CDS encoding COX15/CtaA family protein produces MVLGSYVSAAGLGLSCIDWPTCRGSFLPSEEIMAEWVHRLFALMAGISVVTMAALSWRVRNSRLRLTATLAAVFVITQIVLGVIVIDSRLHPLIVSIHLGIGTLLFASTLLTAIAANRMYRENLKSVSE; encoded by the coding sequence ATGGTTCTAGGTAGCTATGTTAGTGCTGCTGGTCTAGGGCTATCATGCATAGACTGGCCAACATGTAGGGGTAGTTTTCTCCCAAGTGAGGAGATAATGGCTGAGTGGGTTCACAGGTTATTTGCATTGATGGCTGGAATATCTGTAGTAACAATGGCTGCTCTCTCATGGCGTGTGAGGAATTCAAGGCTAAGGCTAACTGCTACCCTTGCTGCAGTCTTTGTTATAACACAGATAGTGCTTGGTGTAATAGTCATAGATAGTAGGCTACACCCACTGATAGTATCAATACACCTTGGAATAGGTACATTGCTCTTTGCATCAACTCTCTTAACAGCAATCGCTGCAAATAGAATGTATAGGGAGAACCTTAAGAGTGTTAGTGAGTGA
- a CDS encoding plastocyanin/azurin family copper-binding protein: MTTEEESHIIRTTGSRLGKGIALILIIMAIAGGLHFGLGDFWHKYPPMNQVAKAGTTGSATPAPTPASVPAGESRTFTFIFKEESPTKLHFEVDGQINPDIEVYVGDSITINVRNDGKMPHSFGIVSDPANVNSVVFNAAVGSSTQFLLANQEGSVTFKPDKPGEYYYICLVPGHADLGMKGKFIVE, translated from the coding sequence ATGACTACAGAAGAAGAGAGCCACATCATTAGAACAACAGGAAGCAGATTAGGCAAGGGAATAGCCTTGATACTGATAATAATGGCAATAGCTGGAGGCTTACACTTTGGCTTGGGTGATTTCTGGCATAAGTATCCTCCAATGAATCAGGTAGCAAAGGCAGGTACAACTGGTTCAGCCACTCCTGCACCAACACCAGCAAGTGTACCAGCAGGAGAGAGTAGAACCTTCACATTCATATTCAAGGAGGAGAGCCCAACAAAGTTGCACTTCGAGGTTGATGGCCAGATCAATCCAGATATAGAGGTGTATGTTGGTGATAGCATAACCATTAATGTTAGGAACGATGGTAAGATGCCACACTCATTTGGTATAGTTAGCGATCCTGCAAATGTCAATAGTGTAGTGTTCAATGCAGCAGTTGGCTCATCAACACAGTTCCTATTAGCAAACCAAGAAGGCTCTGTAACATTCAAGCCTGATAAGCCTGGAGAGTACTACTACATATGTCTAGTGCCAGGTCATGCAGATCTAGGCATGAAGGGCAAGTTCATAGTTGAGTGA
- a CDS encoding cytochrome c oxidase subunit I → MVIEVARPRPLWQILFSTHHTDVALLYLITSIVFFMLGGALALTIRTELLTPGTTIIGDSDLFNRIFTVHGTTMLFLWILPFISGVGNYLIPILVKYKDMAYPRLNAVAYWMAVPGAALIWLGWSDTTWMAYPPYSTMRAAGPAADMWIFGLKILGLSSILGAINFIVTILKCKHPDLPMMKTSLLVWAILVSSLMTLAALPTFTAALIMLYTDRLGVSGFFDPARGGDPIAYQHLFWFTFHPEVYIFLIPAVGMAYELIPKFSRKPIFSYGSGVIAFLLLSIIGFASWAHHMLATGLTFTEKTVFMVGTLAAVPMSAMHVFNWMATMWGGRIKFAAPMKFVIGGIMLFFTSGAGGVVNTTLPLDFITHDTYWVVGHFHMMLMGTVSFIFMGFLYYMFPLITGRMYSERLANVHFWFTFIGTATVFTAMHIVGLYGMPRRVWDYVPDPTIIVLNQIASIGAYLIGIGMIAFIILLIRDAVKGKPADMRDPFGIGEIYYDYRRREPHH, encoded by the coding sequence ATGGTTATAGAGGTTGCAAGACCAAGACCGCTCTGGCAGATACTCTTCTCTACGCATCATACAGATGTTGCACTCCTCTACCTAATAACATCAATAGTCTTCTTCATGCTTGGAGGGGCTCTAGCATTAACGATAAGGACTGAACTGCTAACACCTGGCACCACAATTATAGGAGACTCTGATCTATTCAATAGGATATTCACCGTCCATGGTACTACCATGCTCTTCCTCTGGATACTCCCATTCATCTCTGGTGTGGGGAACTATCTAATCCCCATCCTAGTAAAGTACAAGGATATGGCATATCCTAGGCTTAATGCAGTAGCATACTGGATGGCTGTACCAGGGGCAGCACTGATATGGTTAGGATGGAGTGATACAACATGGATGGCATATCCACCATACTCAACGATGAGGGCAGCAGGTCCAGCTGCAGATATGTGGATCTTTGGCTTGAAGATTCTAGGCCTATCCTCTATACTTGGTGCAATAAACTTCATAGTTACGATACTCAAGTGCAAGCATCCAGATCTACCTATGATGAAGACCTCTCTACTGGTATGGGCTATACTTGTAAGCTCATTGATGACATTAGCAGCACTACCAACATTCACAGCAGCACTCATCATGCTCTACACCGATAGGCTAGGGGTATCAGGGTTCTTCGACCCTGCTAGGGGAGGGGATCCAATAGCATACCAGCACCTATTCTGGTTCACATTCCATCCAGAGGTGTACATATTCCTTATACCTGCAGTAGGTATGGCGTATGAGCTGATACCAAAGTTCTCAAGGAAGCCAATATTCAGCTATGGCTCTGGTGTTATAGCATTCCTACTGCTATCTATAATTGGATTTGCATCATGGGCACATCACATGCTTGCTACAGGGTTGACATTTACAGAGAAGACAGTCTTCATGGTAGGAACTCTTGCAGCAGTCCCAATGTCTGCAATGCATGTATTCAACTGGATGGCAACGATGTGGGGAGGTAGGATAAAGTTTGCTGCACCAATGAAGTTCGTCATAGGAGGTATAATGCTATTCTTCACATCTGGTGCTGGAGGTGTTGTTAACACAACGCTACCATTGGACTTCATCACGCATGATACATACTGGGTTGTAGGGCACTTCCACATGATGCTGATGGGTACTGTATCATTCATATTCATGGGCTTCCTCTACTACATGTTCCCATTGATAACTGGAAGGATGTATAGTGAGAGGCTAGCGAATGTGCACTTCTGGTTCACATTCATAGGCACTGCTACAGTATTCACTGCAATGCACATAGTAGGTCTATACGGTATGCCTAGAAGGGTATGGGATTATGTGCCAGACCCAACTATAATAGTATTGAACCAGATAGCAAGTATAGGAGCGTATCTGATAGGTATAGGGATGATAGCCTTCATAATACTGCTCATAAGGGATGCTGTAAAGGGCAAGCCAGCAGATATGCGTGATCCATTTGGTATAGGTGAGATATACTATGACTACAGAAGAAGAGAGCCACATCATTAG
- a CDS encoding histidine phosphatase family protein, whose product MSLIILMRHGEALNNVKHILTGRTLVYHLTERGKLHVQEMCEMLKPMRIEAIYTSPIARAVETASIVGENLGLPYTIDERLTETDMGRLTGMNYFDVVNKHRDLLLEFYSGKDVSSMYGLENFNSIKARVLSMMDDAASRHDGNVLLITHLDPIKAVIQNILKVSAEILLNMQIKTSSLTIVSHSSSNYELLAYNVTSMMRYL is encoded by the coding sequence ATGAGCCTTATAATACTGATGAGGCATGGGGAGGCTTTGAATAATGTTAAGCATATACTTACGGGCAGGACACTAGTATACCATCTCACTGAGAGAGGCAAGTTACATGTGCAAGAGATGTGTGAGATGCTCAAGCCTATGCGTATAGAGGCTATATACACAAGCCCTATAGCAAGAGCAGTTGAGACTGCAAGCATAGTTGGGGAGAACCTTGGTTTACCATACACCATAGATGAGAGGCTTACAGAGACAGATATGGGTAGATTAACAGGCATGAACTACTTTGATGTTGTCAATAAGCATAGAGATCTTCTGCTAGAGTTCTACTCAGGCAAGGATGTAAGCAGCATGTATGGCTTGGAGAACTTCAACTCAATAAAGGCAAGGGTACTCAGCATGATGGATGATGCTGCTAGTAGGCACGATGGTAATGTACTGCTCATAACACACCTTGACCCTATAAAGGCTGTTATACAGAATATACTCAAGGTTAGTGCTGAGATACTCCTAAACATGCAGATAAAGACATCATCTCTAACAATAGTATCACATTCAAGCAGTAACTATGAACTCCTAGCATACAATGTTACAAGCATGATGCGCTATCTATAG
- the npdG gene encoding NADPH-dependent F420 reductase, with the protein MRIGLVGGTGRMGEGLALRWCPKHDVVIGSRDANKAASAAQGYVKEALEHYGRMDGSISGDENSRLVGYCDVVVLCIPYENAEPTLDSIAQNLRDNSIVVCPIVPMSKSKEGFIYLPMHEHKDSAAVMVSKRLKNARVVAALHTISDVKLRRFNEPIDTDVLVCADDKDALAVVSELLKEIRNLRPIYVGPLSLAYQVEGITPMLLNVARQNSLKNPSIRIA; encoded by the coding sequence ATGAGGATTGGACTGGTTGGAGGTACAGGAAGGATGGGTGAAGGGCTAGCATTGAGATGGTGCCCTAAGCATGATGTTGTTATAGGCTCTAGGGATGCTAACAAGGCTGCTTCTGCTGCTCAGGGGTATGTTAAGGAAGCGCTTGAACATTATGGTAGGATGGATGGTAGCATAAGCGGGGATGAGAATAGCAGGCTTGTAGGCTACTGTGATGTTGTAGTGCTATGCATACCTTATGAGAATGCAGAGCCTACACTTGACAGCATAGCCCAGAACCTAAGGGATAATAGCATAGTTGTATGCCCAATAGTGCCTATGAGCAAGAGCAAGGAAGGGTTCATATACCTACCTATGCATGAGCATAAGGATTCTGCTGCAGTGATGGTAAGTAAGAGGCTCAAGAATGCTAGAGTCGTTGCTGCCCTGCATACCATATCTGATGTGAAGTTGAGAAGGTTCAATGAGCCAATAGATACTGATGTGCTTGTATGTGCAGATGATAAGGATGCTCTAGCAGTTGTTAGCGAACTCTTGAAGGAGATAAGGAATCTACGCCCAATCTACGTTGGCCCCTTGAGCCTAGCATATCAGGTAGAGGGCATAACACCTATGCTCCTAAATGTTGCAAGGCAGAACTCGCTCAAGAACCCTAGCATAAGGATAGCATGA
- a CDS encoding aminotransferase class I/II-fold pyridoxal phosphate-dependent enzyme, with the protein MPSAPSISRYVAGVEYAIRDIIQYAREQERKGNKVIYLNIGDPVLYGFNTPKHIKDALIKAVLEDKNYYAESEGVRELREAIAEKESAKGMHVMPEDVVVTNGVSEALDMIISSIAEPGDEVLVPGPCYPPYLSYARVRGVKPVEYATLEHEGWRIDMDDLKSKINSKSRAIFVINPNNPTGSILDEHTLKALVDTAAEHNLYLVCDEIYDRIVFDNFTSIGRYARDAPVVILNGFSKVYLMTGWRLGYICFNSNARLLDGLRTSVGKLARLRLSANTPVQMAAVEALRGPQDHIRDMVSMLGARRDYVMKRLDAIHGINIYAKPKGAFYIFPRIDGSLGYRSDAEFVLDLLKSKNLLVVHGSGFGSMGSMHFRLVYLPSLDVLEEAMNRFEEFVHSRYR; encoded by the coding sequence ATGCCATCAGCACCAAGTATATCTAGATATGTTGCTGGGGTTGAGTATGCGATAAGGGATATCATACAGTATGCTAGAGAGCAGGAGAGGAAGGGTAACAAGGTTATCTACCTTAACATTGGAGACCCTGTACTCTACGGCTTCAATACACCAAAGCATATCAAGGATGCTCTTATAAAGGCAGTGCTTGAGGATAAGAACTACTATGCAGAGTCTGAAGGGGTTAGGGAATTAAGGGAGGCTATAGCAGAGAAGGAGTCTGCAAAAGGCATGCATGTAATGCCAGAGGATGTTGTAGTAACAAATGGTGTATCTGAAGCACTAGATATGATAATATCAAGCATAGCAGAGCCAGGGGATGAGGTTCTAGTCCCAGGTCCATGCTACCCTCCATACCTCTCATACGCTAGGGTTAGAGGGGTTAAGCCTGTTGAGTATGCTACACTAGAGCATGAGGGATGGAGGATAGATATGGATGATCTGAAGAGCAAGATAAATAGCAAGAGTAGAGCAATATTCGTTATAAACCCAAACAACCCAACTGGTTCAATACTAGATGAGCATACGCTCAAGGCACTTGTGGATACTGCAGCAGAGCATAACCTCTACCTTGTATGTGATGAGATATACGATAGGATAGTCTTCGATAACTTCACAAGCATAGGCAGGTATGCTAGGGATGCACCTGTGGTTATACTGAACGGGTTCTCAAAGGTGTACCTCATGACTGGATGGAGGCTAGGCTACATATGCTTCAACTCAAATGCAAGATTGCTTGATGGGTTGAGGACAAGTGTTGGTAAATTAGCAAGGCTAAGGTTATCTGCAAATACACCAGTGCAGATGGCAGCAGTAGAGGCCCTTAGGGGTCCTCAAGACCATATCAGGGATATGGTTAGCATGTTGGGTGCTAGGAGGGATTATGTTATGAAGCGTTTGGATGCTATTCATGGTATTAACATATATGCTAAGCCTAAAGGTGCATTCTACATATTCCCTCGCATAGATGGCTCATTGGGCTATAGGAGTGATGCTGAGTTTGTTCTTGACCTCTTGAAGAGCAAGAACCTGTTAGTTGTTCATGGCTCAGGTTTTGGTAGCATGGGCTCTATGCACTTCAGGCTAGTATACCTTCCCTCATTGGATGTGCTGGAGGAAGCAATGAACAGGTTTGAGGAGTTTGTTCACTCTCGTTATAGGTAA
- a CDS encoding NAD(P)/FAD-dependent oxidoreductase — MHRYDVAIAGGGIIGLTIAYELCMKGFKVAILDGNDARMASSYGNAGYVSPSLGPLSMNIREVEDTARYFANKASAASHDYGKGFMMIKSSVDRINNPMIRMLIRTMALESKDWYARMSSKLGFVYKHSGLLEVYLTRKGLEHRLEQVKHLASILNIPYEVLARDEVHTLEPAVNEVCEGALFYPDDAFVNPRSVMKALRDALTAFGAVFLGNLESIEYDGATTAAVVVNDYNNKVRVRSFKTANASVHASTYIVCTGAYRVEGIDLPVVPARGYMLELRSKDKALPIPEHTILCGEHRVAISVHEDLRITAIFELCSVGSAIVEENFAKLLEWSSRYITFGDDIAIVDKWSGYRPCTPDGLPIIGRVGDYNNYSSNLIVASGHCRLGITLAPTTARLVAELVEGRDHIPDALKPNRYGL; from the coding sequence ATGCATAGATATGATGTTGCAATAGCAGGAGGAGGTATTATAGGATTAACAATAGCATATGAGTTATGCATGAAAGGCTTCAAGGTTGCCATACTAGATGGTAATGATGCAAGGATGGCAAGTAGTTATGGCAATGCTGGATACGTATCCCCATCCCTAGGTCCTCTATCCATGAACATTAGAGAGGTTGAGGATACTGCAAGATACTTTGCTAATAAAGCCTCTGCTGCTAGCCATGACTATGGCAAGGGGTTCATGATGATAAAATCATCTGTAGATAGAATCAACAATCCAATGATAAGAATGCTTATAAGGACTATGGCTCTGGAGAGCAAAGATTGGTATGCTAGGATGAGCAGTAAACTTGGCTTTGTGTACAAACACTCAGGCCTGCTTGAGGTCTATCTAACAAGGAAGGGCTTAGAGCACAGACTCGAGCAAGTTAAGCATCTAGCATCAATACTTAACATACCATACGAGGTACTTGCAAGGGATGAGGTGCATACACTTGAGCCAGCTGTCAATGAGGTATGTGAGGGTGCACTCTTCTACCCAGATGATGCATTTGTAAATCCTAGGAGTGTGATGAAGGCATTGAGAGATGCACTAACTGCCTTTGGTGCTGTATTCCTTGGCAATCTGGAGAGTATAGAGTACGATGGAGCAACAACAGCAGCAGTAGTAGTAAATGATTATAATAATAAGGTGAGGGTCAGATCATTCAAGACCGCTAATGCAAGTGTTCATGCATCTACATACATAGTATGCACTGGTGCCTACAGGGTTGAGGGTATTGATCTACCAGTTGTACCTGCAAGGGGATACATGCTTGAATTGAGATCTAAAGATAAGGCATTGCCTATTCCTGAGCATACTATACTATGTGGTGAGCATAGGGTTGCTATATCAGTACATGAAGATTTGAGGATCACTGCTATCTTTGAATTGTGTAGTGTTGGGAGTGCAATAGTTGAGGAGAACTTTGCTAAACTCCTTGAATGGAGTAGTAGGTATATTACGTTTGGTGATGATATTGCTATAGTTGATAAATGGAGTGGGTATAGACCATGCACACCAGATGGTCTTCCAATAATAGGAAGGGTTGGTGATTATAACAATTACAGTAGTAATCTCATAGTAGCAAGTGGGCACTGCAGGCTTGGGATAACTCTAGCCCCAACAACTGCTAGGCTTGTTGCAGAGTTGGTTGAGGGAAGGGATCATATCCCAGATGCTCTAAAACCTAATAGGTATGGCTTATGA
- a CDS encoding LamG-like jellyroll fold domain-containing protein has product MHASIYAWYHASATIPELQERGTANIMNVVVPNDAYGKVLKYVALKSSDDVAEGVDGVPKKIKLAAVGDISCNNRLYNRLADAIKQYNPDKVLLLGDYSYRLDDARCFTDAFSFPPDKVIAVHGNHDNHYWDSRYRPTYGMMMDIRGAYNIPASGSYYMKYHNIAFIGIDNSLAKSPRGLASIDEHSATYALARYNLSMAKMDESIDWRIVLMHISLNVGASDAVAKVREPYVAMMDDAGVDIVLSGDTHHYTRTYPLKGINSVASKDKSSYDLSKEHGRIQYIVGTGGADQSNADEVKGIVAESIGRERLKNSPAYLQIEITNDDKSTRMKTRLVDINGNIYDEVSISKEKRGASKNVRVEEVYLYVDDGRVKMHDGKLFDGSNGKMAMIKHDDRMNSKRMSIALWFLSETKGSSRPVVLIEKGDPLTKSNISFMLGIDSDGSIVYGWDDRDGVHHSLVSSDGKDYADGRWHHLAVVRDDGGAGVVMYIDGIPVARKEVRAMPVSNGYDVYINAMPDYSYTARAMVYAVGIWDRALSAEEVLALYHGNGEAMVDAIVHEFYGEPNYNNDDKKKHVFTVDAGESLSIRWYCCVDGRDTVVVLSNGIYMQPWQSVSILPTKHGAYGAMYHEVFFGSKGL; this is encoded by the coding sequence GTGCATGCTAGCATCTATGCTTGGTATCATGCTAGTGCTACTATTCCAGAACTGCAGGAGAGAGGTACTGCAAATATAATGAATGTGGTTGTGCCTAATGATGCATATGGCAAGGTGTTGAAGTACGTAGCATTAAAGAGTAGCGATGATGTAGCAGAAGGTGTAGATGGGGTACCAAAGAAGATCAAGTTAGCTGCAGTTGGAGATATATCATGTAATAACAGATTATATAATAGACTTGCAGATGCCATAAAGCAGTACAATCCAGATAAGGTGCTCTTGCTTGGAGACTACTCATATAGGTTGGATGATGCTAGATGCTTCACAGATGCATTCTCATTCCCACCAGATAAGGTTATCGCTGTACATGGTAACCATGACAACCATTATTGGGATTCTAGGTATAGACCAACATATGGGATGATGATGGATATAAGGGGAGCATACAACATCCCTGCGTCTGGTTCCTATTACATGAAGTATCATAACATAGCATTCATAGGCATAGATAACTCATTGGCAAAGAGCCCAAGAGGTTTAGCAAGCATAGATGAGCATAGCGCAACGTACGCATTGGCAAGGTACAATCTAAGCATGGCAAAGATGGATGAGAGCATAGACTGGAGGATAGTACTCATGCACATCTCTCTAAACGTTGGAGCAAGTGATGCTGTAGCAAAGGTAAGGGAGCCATATGTAGCAATGATGGATGATGCTGGTGTTGATATAGTGCTATCTGGGGATACGCATCATTACACAAGGACTTATCCCCTCAAGGGTATAAACTCAGTAGCAAGCAAGGATAAGAGCAGTTATGATCTAAGCAAGGAGCATGGAAGGATACAGTACATAGTTGGTACTGGAGGTGCAGATCAGAGCAATGCAGATGAGGTTAAAGGGATAGTTGCAGAGAGCATAGGAAGGGAGAGGCTTAAGAACAGTCCAGCATACTTGCAGATAGAGATAACTAATGATGATAAGAGCACTAGAATGAAGACTAGACTAGTAGACATCAATGGTAACATCTATGATGAGGTAAGCATAAGCAAGGAGAAGAGGGGTGCAAGTAAGAATGTAAGAGTAGAGGAGGTTTACCTATACGTTGATGATGGAAGGGTTAAGATGCATGATGGTAAACTCTTTGATGGCTCTAATGGTAAGATGGCAATGATAAAGCATGATGATAGGATGAATAGCAAGAGGATGAGTATAGCATTATGGTTCTTGAGCGAGACAAAGGGTTCAAGTAGACCAGTAGTTCTGATAGAGAAGGGGGATCCATTAACCAAATCAAATATCTCATTCATGTTAGGCATAGATTCAGATGGCTCCATAGTATATGGGTGGGATGATAGAGATGGAGTGCATCATTCTCTAGTTAGTAGTGATGGGAAGGATTATGCAGATGGAAGATGGCATCATCTTGCAGTAGTTAGGGATGATGGTGGTGCAGGTGTAGTTATGTATATTGATGGTATACCTGTTGCAAGAAAAGAGGTTAGAGCTATGCCAGTGAGTAATGGATACGATGTTTACATCAATGCAATGCCAGATTACAGCTACACAGCAAGGGCCATGGTATATGCAGTTGGTATATGGGATAGAGCGTTATCTGCTGAAGAGGTACTTGCACTATACCATGGTAATGGTGAAGCAATGGTGGATGCTATAGTGCATGAGTTCTATGGAGAACCTAATTATAATAATGATGATAAGAAGAAGCATGTATTCACTGTAGATGCTGGAGAGAGTCTATCGATAAGATGGTATTGTTGTGTAGATGGAAGGGATACCGTAGTAGTTCTCTCCAATGGTATCTATATGCAACCATGGCAGAGCGTATCTATCTTACCCACCAAGCATGGTGCATATGGTGCAATGTATCACGAGGTATTCTTTGGCTCCAAGGGTCTATGA
- a CDS encoding SemiSWEET family sugar transporter, whose translation MLIDTMIGMIAAVLTTSSFIPQIFKAYKRKRLDDLSPYLMLLFISGASMWLIYGIFREDAIIVVANVLALAFNSTLLLMKVMYANGKVVKENK comes from the coding sequence ATGTTGATAGATACCATGATAGGCATGATAGCAGCAGTTCTAACCACAAGCAGTTTCATACCCCAGATATTCAAGGCTTATAAGAGGAAGAGGCTAGATGACCTCTCCCCTTACCTCATGCTATTGTTCATATCTGGGGCATCTATGTGGCTCATATATGGCATATTCAGAGAAGATGCAATAATAGTGGTAGCAAATGTACTTGCTCTAGCCTTCAACTCAACCCTTCTACTTATGAAGGTTATGTATGCTAATGGTAAGGTGGTAAAGGAGAATAAATAG
- a CDS encoding proline dehydrogenase family protein: protein MSIYEHLVLKMARRWIAGSSMQEALEYARQANSIGMKAIINCLGEHSISKDEAKSSTDEYIRLVDAIHSSGIDGSISVKLTQIGLDVDYDTCNGNLIGIIRHASMYGMFIWIDMESSPYYEHTVSMYLDMLKHYRNIGLAYQAYIKEHSLDIMHILESGGIVRLVKGAYREDASIAYRSKRHVNASFRRLMRILFKHSKGMFAIATHDNALIEEAIALSKEHQGKEFEFQMLKGIRDDLKHMLVRQGFKVAEYIPYGINISGYVYRRIRERPSNLLLLARSLL from the coding sequence ATGAGCATATATGAGCATCTAGTGCTCAAGATGGCAAGGCGATGGATTGCTGGCTCAAGCATGCAGGAAGCGTTAGAGTATGCAAGACAAGCAAACTCAATAGGTATGAAGGCAATAATCAACTGCTTGGGAGAGCATAGCATAAGCAAGGATGAGGCTAAGAGCAGTACAGATGAGTACATAAGACTTGTAGATGCTATACACTCTAGCGGTATTGATGGCTCTATATCTGTCAAGTTGACACAGATAGGCTTGGATGTGGATTACGATACATGCAATGGTAATCTCATAGGGATAATAAGGCATGCAAGCATGTATGGTATGTTCATATGGATAGATATGGAGTCATCACCATACTATGAGCATACTGTAAGCATGTATCTTGATATGCTCAAGCATTACAGGAATATAGGCTTAGCATATCAAGCATACATAAAGGAGCACTCATTAGATATAATGCATATACTTGAGAGTGGAGGCATAGTAAGGTTGGTGAAGGGTGCATACAGGGAGGATGCAAGTATAGCGTATAGGAGCAAGAGGCATGTTAATGCTAGCTTTAGGAGGCTAATGCGCATACTCTTCAAGCACTCAAAAGGCATGTTTGCTATAGCAACCCATGATAATGCGCTTATAGAGGAGGCTATAGCATTGAGCAAGGAGCATCAAGGCAAGGAGTTTGAGTTCCAGATGCTTAAAGGGATAAGGGATGATCTTAAGCATATGCTTGTAAGGCAAGGGTTCAAGGTTGCAGAGTACATACCGTATGGCATAAACATATCTGGCTATGTGTATAGGCGCATAAGGGAGAGGCCATCAAACCTACTGCTCCTTGCAAGATCACTACTGTAA